A window of the Streptomyces griseochromogenes genome harbors these coding sequences:
- a CDS encoding NYN domain-containing protein, with the protein MDRCIVLVDAGYLLGAAASLLAGEPSRSRITVDHTALIQALRERAESETERPLLRIYWFDGAPDRVPQPEHRRLRVMPRVTVRLGALTRSDGRWAQKGVDAAMHAELTELARNRACSDVVLVTGDGDLLPGMMAAKEHGVAVHLWAVQAADGDYNQSEDLVAEADERRVLDRAWITQAVRAKELTGVCAPPPAPRPEIAAILSAPLPESALAAAAERSAEEGARPPAAASENGAQERVPAPKGVPTPKDLAALRAPGAQGVQHPTTATLRWSSDKGWVDRPGAVSEPPEVASMPTLAQLTTAEQRWADREEDITTVGGDPYEVGQVFARRWMSRLGDQGHLQRLSSMYPRIPHRIDGELLRYAARFGLLAHKDDQIDDHDRYAIRAGFWREFDVPAAAEHAPAGE; encoded by the coding sequence GTGGACCGCTGCATCGTCCTGGTGGACGCCGGGTATCTGCTGGGTGCCGCCGCCAGCCTCCTCGCCGGCGAGCCCTCGCGGTCCCGGATCACCGTCGACCACACCGCGCTGATCCAGGCCCTGCGCGAACGCGCCGAGTCGGAGACCGAGCGCCCGCTGCTGCGCATCTACTGGTTCGACGGCGCCCCCGACCGCGTTCCCCAGCCGGAGCACCGGCGGCTGCGCGTGATGCCCAGGGTCACCGTCCGGCTCGGCGCCCTCACTCGCAGTGACGGACGGTGGGCGCAGAAGGGCGTGGACGCCGCCATGCACGCCGAGCTGACCGAACTGGCCCGCAACCGCGCCTGCTCCGACGTCGTCCTGGTCACCGGCGACGGCGATCTGCTGCCCGGCATGATGGCCGCCAAGGAGCACGGCGTCGCCGTCCACCTGTGGGCGGTGCAGGCCGCCGACGGGGACTACAACCAGTCCGAGGACCTGGTCGCCGAGGCCGACGAGCGGCGCGTCCTGGACCGGGCCTGGATCACCCAGGCGGTCCGCGCCAAGGAACTGACCGGCGTCTGCGCGCCGCCGCCCGCGCCCCGCCCCGAGATCGCGGCCATCCTCTCCGCGCCGTTGCCCGAGTCCGCGCTCGCCGCGGCCGCCGAGCGGTCCGCCGAGGAGGGCGCCCGCCCGCCGGCCGCCGCGTCGGAGAACGGCGCCCAGGAGCGGGTGCCCGCCCCCAAGGGCGTACCCACCCCGAAGGACCTCGCCGCCCTGCGCGCACCCGGTGCGCAGGGCGTGCAGCATCCGACGACCGCGACCCTGAGGTGGTCCTCCGACAAGGGCTGGGTGGACCGTCCGGGAGCGGTCTCCGAGCCGCCCGAGGTCGCCTCCATGCCGACTCTGGCCCAGCTGACCACCGCCGAGCAGCGGTGGGCCGACCGGGAGGAGGACATCACCACCGTCGGCGGCGACCCGTACGAGGTGGGGCAGGTCTTCGCCCGCCGGTGGATGTCCCGGCTCGGCGACCAGGGCCATCTGCAGAGGCTGTCCTCGATGTATCCGCGCATCCCGCACCGCATCGACGGCGAGCTGCTGCGGTACGCCGCCCGCTTCGGCCTGCTCGCGCACAAGGACGACCAGATCGACGATCACGACCGTTACGCCATCCGAGCGGGCTTCTGGCGCGAGTTCGATGTGCCGGCGGCGGCGGAGCACGCCCCTGCCGGGGAGTGA